The following is a genomic window from Lysinibacillus sp. JNUCC-52.
TTAGTATTTGCTTCAAGTAGTACAACATCAACGCCTGCTTTTGCTAAGACATAGGCAGTGTAAAGTCCAGTCAACCCTCCCCCAATAATACAAACATCACATTTCGTTGAAGCCGTCAATGATGGCAATGAATCGGAGTCGGTCGTTGCTAGCCAAAGAGATTGTGTCATAAATAACCCTCACAGTGTTTTTAGGCTTAGTATGGAGATAGCTTTGAAAATTTATGCAATGAAGCATAAAAATTGCTTCGAGGGAACTGGTGTCGTTACAATGTAGCAAAAGGAGCGTGTTTCATTATGAAAATTGAAATTTGGTCAGATTATGTTTGTCCATTTTGTTATATTGGCAAAAAGCAATTAGAAAAGGCGATTCAGGATACAGGCTTTGAAGGACAGGTGGAACTTGTGTATAAAAGTTATCAGCTTGATCCAACAACGCCAGAAGATACGAATGAGTCAATCTATGAATCTTTGGCTAAAAAATATAGTATGTCATTAGATAAAGCGAAAGAAATGACACAAGGTGTGACAGCGCGTGCGAAGGAAGTAGGGTTAAACTATAACTTCGATAAGATGATGGCAGAAAACACTTTAAAAGCGCATCGACTTGTGAAATGGGCGGAACAACAAGGAGACGCTACAGCACTTGTTGAGGCAATTTTACACAGCTATTTTATAGATGCAAAACGCATTAGTCATGATGATGTGTTAGTTAGCATTGCAGAACAAGTAGGCCTAAACCGTGATGATGTGTTAAAGGTTCTTGCTAGCGATGATTTTAAAGCTGATGTGGAAGTAGACATACAAGAGGGCCTTCAGCTTGGTGTTAAAGGAGTTCCGTTTTTTGTGCTAAATCGTAAATATGGTATTTCAGGAGCACAACCACAAGAGGTATTTGAAAATACATTACGTAAAGTAGCAGAGGAAGAAGGTTTGCAGCCTACTTTAAAAATGGAAGGCTCTGGAGATGCAGGCGTATGTACAGATGATAGCTGTAATTTTTAACTTAAATTAGGAGTCAATGCAGTGGGGTTCATCTTCGGCTGAATCAAATTAAAAGCCGCGGCGTATGGCATCGATTTTATAAATGAGCTTTTCGAGCAAGCTTAAAAAATCGGGACGCAATCACGCCGAGGCGTATTCGTTTGGAACATGTTAAGGTTTTCTACTACAATTATTCAGTCAAAAGTCTGATGTTTGGGACGTTGACTTTTTAATGTTATTTTATTATTATAAGTATATATCTTGAATTCGAGAGATATTAAACTAAGATATTTAAGGGAGATTTATATAATGAACGTATTAGTAGTAAAAGCTAACAACCGTCCAGACGGAATTTCAACAAAAATGTATGACACTTTCATGGAAAGCTTACAAGATGTAAACGTAACTACATTCGATGTATACGCTGAAGATATGCCTTACTTCGGTCAAGATCTTTTCAACGCATTTGGTAAAGTTCAAAGCGGTGAAGAATTAACTGATATCGAATCACGCATTTTAGCTGCAAAACAAAAAGCTATGGATGCATTAACTGCAGCAGACTTAGTAGTATTTGCTTTCCCATTATGGAACTTAACA
Proteins encoded in this region:
- a CDS encoding DsbA family oxidoreductase gives rise to the protein MKIEIWSDYVCPFCYIGKKQLEKAIQDTGFEGQVELVYKSYQLDPTTPEDTNESIYESLAKKYSMSLDKAKEMTQGVTARAKEVGLNYNFDKMMAENTLKAHRLVKWAEQQGDATALVEAILHSYFIDAKRISHDDVLVSIAEQVGLNRDDVLKVLASDDFKADVEVDIQEGLQLGVKGVPFFVLNRKYGISGAQPQEVFENTLRKVAEEEGLQPTLKMEGSGDAGVCTDDSCNF